Proteins encoded in a region of the Burkholderiales bacterium genome:
- the msrB gene encoding peptide-methionine (R)-S-oxide reductase MsrB, with protein sequence MSRYQKTAEAVARLTPEQRRVTQHGGTEAPGTGEYLHNKEPGIYVDVVSGEPLFASSDKFESGCGWPSFTKPIEPANVNELRDTSHGMIRTEVRSTFGDSHLGHVFPDGPTDRGGLRYCINSASLRFIHRDDMEAQGYGAYLNQVEDVK encoded by the coding sequence ATGTCCAGATACCAGAAGACCGCCGAGGCGGTCGCGAGGCTTACGCCCGAGCAGCGCCGCGTAACGCAGCACGGCGGCACCGAGGCGCCCGGGACCGGTGAATATCTCCATAACAAGGAGCCGGGCATCTACGTGGATGTCGTATCGGGCGAGCCGCTGTTCGCCTCGTCCGACAAGTTCGAATCGGGCTGCGGCTGGCCGAGCTTCACCAAACCGATCGAGCCGGCCAACGTCAACGAATTGAGAGACACTTCGCACGGCATGATCCGCACCGAAGTGCGCTCGACGTTCGGCGACAGCCACCTCGGGCATGTCTTTCCGGACGGTCCGACGGACCGGGGCGGCTTGCGTTACTGCATCAACTCGGCCTCACTGCGGTTCATCCATCGTGACGACATGGAAGCGCAAGGCTACGGGGCTTATCTGAATCAAGTCGAGGACGTGAAATGA
- the msrA gene encoding peptide-methionine (S)-S-oxide reductase MsrA, translating into MSQERAILAGGCFWGMQDLIRRYPGVISTRVGYSGGDVPNATYRNHGTHAEAIEIVFDPDKTDYRTILEFFFQIHDPTTRNRQGNDMGTSYRSAIYYTSEEQKRVAEDTIADVNASGLWPGKVVTEVAPAGAFWEAEPEHQDYLERHPNGYTCHFVRPNWKLPARQTT; encoded by the coding sequence ATGAGCCAGGAACGTGCGATTCTCGCGGGCGGTTGCTTCTGGGGCATGCAGGACCTGATCCGCCGCTATCCCGGCGTGATCTCGACCCGGGTCGGTTATTCGGGCGGCGACGTGCCGAACGCGACCTATCGCAATCACGGCACCCACGCCGAAGCGATCGAGATCGTCTTCGATCCCGACAAGACCGACTACCGGACGATTCTCGAGTTCTTCTTCCAGATCCACGACCCGACCACCCGGAATCGTCAGGGCAACGACATGGGCACCAGCTATCGATCGGCGATCTACTACACCAGCGAGGAGCAAAAGCGCGTCGCCGAGGACACGATCGCGGACGTCAACGCCTCAGGGCTGTGGCCGGGCAAGGTCGTGACCGAAGTCGCGCCGGCCGGCGCGTTCTGGGAAGCCGAGCCGGAGCACCAGGACTATCTCGAGCGCCATCCGAACGGCTACACCTGCCACTTCGTCCGCCCCAACTGGAAGCTTCCGGCCAGGCAGACGACCTGA
- a CDS encoding alpha-hydroxy acid oxidase, translated as MAGHANLGAYSIEDLRKMAKKRLPRCIFEYVDGAAEDGIAKEHNREVYRSLKIKNRVLKDVSVRSTATEIFGRKIAMPFGISPTASAGLMSEGGEVALARAAARMGVPCTAATNSLTPMEEIYEAAGGNLWMQLYMWVDLRLRAQFVERIKAVGFDTLLVTVDGSVGPNKEHDRRNGYSMPLRYTPKLVASILANPGWCMRVLAPQTIKRGAFRKANYPPEMAGKLTAKINEHELTKPATQCWDDIKRIRDVWPGYLLVKGLQSLEDAVIAADYGLDGVVISNHGGRYLDCAPAPLQLVPEFRRAVGDRLKLIIDSGARRGSDLVKALAVGADMVMSGRPTLYGSAAAGEAGAYRALEIFQTEMDRIMAQLGLNNVDEIGPHIFWNPPDWVPKPRTTRALEEIGSRAIVG; from the coding sequence ATGGCGGGTCATGCCAACCTCGGCGCGTACAGCATCGAAGACCTTCGCAAGATGGCGAAGAAGCGCCTGCCGCGCTGCATATTCGAGTATGTCGACGGCGCTGCCGAGGATGGCATCGCCAAGGAACACAATCGCGAGGTCTACCGGTCGCTCAAGATCAAGAATCGCGTGCTGAAAGACGTGTCGGTGCGCTCGACCGCGACCGAGATCTTCGGCCGGAAGATCGCGATGCCGTTCGGGATCTCGCCGACGGCGTCGGCGGGCCTGATGAGCGAGGGCGGAGAAGTCGCTCTCGCCAGGGCGGCGGCGAGGATGGGGGTTCCCTGCACCGCGGCGACCAACTCGCTGACGCCGATGGAGGAGATCTACGAGGCGGCCGGCGGCAACCTGTGGATGCAGCTCTACATGTGGGTCGATCTGAGGCTCAGGGCGCAGTTCGTCGAGCGCATCAAGGCGGTCGGATTCGACACGCTGCTCGTCACCGTCGACGGCTCGGTGGGCCCGAACAAGGAGCACGATCGCAGGAACGGGTATTCGATGCCGCTCCGGTATACGCCGAAGCTCGTCGCATCGATCCTGGCGAATCCCGGTTGGTGCATGCGCGTGCTGGCGCCGCAGACCATCAAGCGCGGCGCGTTCAGGAAAGCGAACTATCCGCCGGAGATGGCGGGCAAGCTCACCGCGAAGATCAACGAGCACGAGCTGACCAAGCCTGCCACTCAGTGCTGGGACGACATCAAGCGCATACGCGACGTGTGGCCCGGCTACCTGCTGGTCAAAGGGTTGCAAAGCCTGGAAGACGCGGTGATCGCTGCCGACTACGGTCTGGACGGCGTCGTCATTTCGAACCACGGCGGCCGCTACCTGGATTGCGCACCGGCTCCGCTCCAGTTGGTGCCCGAGTTTCGCAGGGCCGTGGGCGATCGTCTCAAGCTCATCATCGACAGCGGTGCGCGACGCGGTTCCGATCTCGTGAAGGCGCTCGCGGTCGGGGCGGATATGGTGATGTCGGGAAGGCCGACGCTCTACGGCTCCGCGGCCGCCGGCGAAGCGGGCGCCTACCGGGCGCTGGAGATTTTCCAGACCGAGATGGATCGCATCATGGCCCAGCTCGGGCTGAACAACGTCGACGAGATCGGTCCGCACATCTTCTGGAATCCGCCCGACTGGGTTCCCAAGCCCCGGACGACCCGAGCGCTGGAAGAGATCGGCTCGCGGGCTATCGTCGGCTGA
- a CDS encoding tripartite tricarboxylate transporter substrate binding protein, translating into MPSPPAGGNDILARLAGQKLTDAWGRQVVVDNRPGAGGVIAFEMAARAAPDGYTLLLGSTNFTTLPDMTKVGYDPIRDFVPISMLATSMNILLLHPNVPAKSTKELIAFAKANPGKLSYGTTAATSTHLGAEFFKAMAGVNILRVQYKGVAQAMLDVAAGNIDLTFSNPAAAISFVQSGRLRALAVTGEKRSAMLPEVPTIAESAIPGFEASTWWGILAPAGTPAAVVAEVNGQLARAFTQRDVTDRIAALGAEPIGGPPGRLAEHLKAEIPKWRQVIRTANIRL; encoded by the coding sequence GTGCCGTCGCCGCCCGCCGGCGGCAACGATATCCTGGCGCGCCTGGCGGGCCAGAAGCTCACAGACGCGTGGGGCAGGCAGGTGGTGGTCGATAACCGGCCGGGCGCCGGCGGCGTGATCGCGTTCGAAATGGCCGCGCGTGCGGCACCGGACGGCTACACGCTGTTGCTGGGGAGCACCAACTTCACGACGCTTCCGGACATGACGAAAGTCGGTTACGACCCGATCAGGGATTTCGTGCCGATCTCGATGCTGGCGACCTCGATGAACATTCTCCTGCTTCATCCGAACGTGCCGGCGAAGTCGACGAAGGAGCTCATCGCGTTCGCGAAGGCGAACCCCGGCAAGCTCAGCTACGGCACCACTGCGGCGACGTCCACACATCTCGGCGCGGAGTTCTTCAAGGCGATGGCCGGAGTGAATATCCTGCGCGTCCAGTACAAAGGCGTCGCACAGGCGATGCTCGACGTCGCGGCAGGCAACATCGATCTCACGTTCAGCAACCCTGCCGCCGCGATTTCGTTCGTGCAATCGGGGCGGCTGCGCGCGCTCGCGGTCACCGGGGAGAAGCGCTCCGCGATGCTGCCGGAGGTGCCGACGATCGCGGAGAGCGCGATCCCGGGATTCGAGGCGAGCACGTGGTGGGGCATACTGGCTCCGGCCGGTACACCGGCCGCCGTCGTCGCGGAGGTGAACGGGCAGCTTGCGCGTGCGTTCACGCAGCGCGACGTGACCGACCGCATCGCCGCCCTCGGCGCAGAGCCTATCGGAGGACCGCCCGGTCGGCTTGCCGAGCACCTGAAAGCCGAGATACCGAAGTGGCGCCAGGTCATACGCACGGCGAACATCAGGCTCTAA
- a CDS encoding RidA family protein produces MTIERWRGSAQGRNRAVRHGGLVYTVATAPGADIQTQTRAALAAIDANLADAGSDKAGLLSVQIFLADLSQKAAMDEVWNDWIGADWQDWPQRACVGAPLAGDALVEIVVTAVVTD; encoded by the coding sequence ATGACTATCGAACGTTGGAGGGGAAGCGCCCAAGGGCGGAACCGTGCCGTTCGTCATGGCGGTCTCGTCTACACGGTGGCCACCGCGCCCGGCGCGGACATCCAGACGCAGACGCGCGCTGCGCTCGCGGCGATCGACGCCAATCTGGCGGATGCGGGTTCCGATAAGGCGGGTCTCTTGTCGGTCCAGATCTTCCTCGCGGATCTTTCGCAGAAAGCGGCGATGGACGAAGTCTGGAACGACTGGATCGGCGCCGACTGGCAAGACTGGCCTCAGCGCGCCTGCGTCGGTGCGCCGCTCGCCGGCGACGCGCTGGTGGAGATCGTCGTCACTGCGGTCGTGACGGATTGA
- a CDS encoding RidA family protein, with amino-acid sequence MSTLKLPRSAIEPVNPVLNVSRSANLPHVPGIRIGDYIFLSGMGPIDPVTGERRHGPIAEQVRTTLNNVKHMLESAGSSLARVVRVHVVLADIADLAQMDRVYREFFPVDPPARTAWSMQLRFGNGCEIECVALA; translated from the coding sequence ATGTCGACGCTTAAGCTGCCGCGTTCGGCGATCGAGCCCGTGAACCCGGTGCTCAACGTGTCGCGCAGCGCCAACCTGCCGCACGTTCCCGGCATTCGTATCGGCGACTACATCTTCCTGTCCGGCATGGGGCCGATCGATCCGGTCACCGGCGAGCGCAGGCACGGCCCCATCGCGGAGCAGGTGCGCACGACGCTGAACAACGTGAAACACATGCTGGAATCGGCGGGGTCGTCGCTCGCGCGCGTGGTCAGGGTGCACGTCGTGCTCGCGGACATCGCCGACCTCGCGCAGATGGACCGCGTCTATCGCGAATTCTTCCCGGTCGACCCGCCGGCGCGGACGGCGTGGTCGATGCAGCTGCGATTCGGCAACGGATGCGAGATCGAGTGCGTGGCGCTCGCTTGA
- a CDS encoding RidA family protein: MSSPPREVIAPSRAVRGGDFVFVAGLTAIERGTTADETRQILENLRALLEEAGSSLDRVVKVNVLLHSMLEAPNMNEVYARVFPEPPPARTVCGARLPDGVKVMIECTALGSDVDA; encoded by the coding sequence ATGTCATCGCCGCCGCGTGAAGTGATCGCGCCGTCGCGCGCGGTGCGCGGCGGGGATTTCGTATTCGTGGCCGGGCTGACCGCAATCGAGCGGGGCACGACGGCCGACGAGACCCGACAGATCCTCGAGAACCTCAGGGCGCTGCTCGAGGAAGCCGGCTCGTCGCTCGACCGGGTCGTGAAGGTGAACGTCCTGCTGCACAGCATGCTGGAAGCGCCGAACATGAACGAGGTCTACGCGCGCGTCTTCCCCGAGCCGCCGCCCGCGCGCACCGTCTGCGGCGCGCGCCTGCCCGACGGCGTGAAAGTCATGATCGAGTGCACCGCGCTCGGGTCCGATGTCGACGCTTAA
- a CDS encoding RidA family protein, whose amino-acid sequence MRESIAAPAPGLDLRRHYGHFQSPAIRAGGLIFCSGMIPVDPQSGERMHGTLTSEAHVIFGNLKLLLEAAGSSLDRLVQVHALIYDSIEYDVLNRVYRQYVANGPPARTVWTAQIEAGFKVQLDVIAAA is encoded by the coding sequence TTGCGCGAATCGATTGCGGCGCCGGCACCCGGCCTCGATCTACGGCGGCACTACGGGCACTTCCAGTCGCCGGCCATCCGCGCCGGCGGCCTCATTTTCTGTTCCGGCATGATCCCGGTCGACCCGCAGTCGGGCGAGCGCATGCACGGCACGCTGACGAGCGAGGCGCACGTGATTTTCGGCAACCTTAAGCTGCTGCTCGAAGCGGCGGGCTCGTCGCTCGATCGACTGGTGCAGGTTCACGCGCTGATCTACGACAGCATCGAGTACGACGTGCTGAATCGCGTGTACCGGCAGTACGTCGCGAACGGCCCGCCCGCGCGTACCGTGTGGACCGCGCAGATCGAAGCCGGCTTCAAGGTGCAGCTCGATGTCATCGCCGCCGCGTGA
- a CDS encoding tripartite tricarboxylate transporter substrate binding protein gives MIRLSFAFASMLVLAVSGQAFSQAFPNKPVRMLIGPGAGGPTDVMARTYASKMTELWGQQVVVENRPGAGNTLAPTIAAKSTPDGYTIVYCGISDTIAPALYRKLSYDLLRDFAPISLIGTTANILVVHPSVPAKSVQEFIAYARANAGKIDYGSTGVGISTHLSMELFKTMTGVNLVHVPYKAFALALPDLLAGRITVMMNNLPAQVDPIRSGKLRGLGVTTLKRSPRLPEIPTIDESGVPGFEVMVWYGVMAPAAVPRPILQKLHADTLKALGTADLRLKLEQQGIDPGSSATREEFSAFVKSETLKWAKVARDANIPSQ, from the coding sequence ATGATAAGACTGTCGTTCGCGTTTGCCTCGATGCTGGTCCTGGCTGTCAGCGGCCAGGCGTTTTCGCAAGCTTTTCCGAACAAGCCCGTCCGCATGCTCATCGGTCCGGGTGCAGGCGGCCCGACCGACGTCATGGCGCGTACCTACGCGTCGAAGATGACCGAGCTGTGGGGCCAGCAGGTGGTGGTCGAAAACCGTCCCGGCGCCGGGAACACGCTGGCGCCCACGATCGCAGCCAAGTCGACGCCCGACGGCTATACGATCGTGTACTGCGGCATCTCGGACACCATCGCGCCGGCGCTCTACCGGAAGCTCTCGTACGATCTTCTCAGGGATTTCGCGCCGATCTCGCTCATCGGCACGACGGCCAATATCCTCGTCGTGCATCCGTCGGTGCCTGCGAAATCGGTGCAGGAATTCATCGCATACGCGCGCGCCAATGCCGGCAAGATCGATTACGGTTCCACCGGGGTGGGCATCTCCACGCACCTGTCGATGGAGCTCTTCAAGACGATGACCGGGGTGAACCTCGTGCATGTCCCGTACAAGGCCTTCGCGCTCGCCTTGCCGGACCTCCTGGCCGGCCGCATCACGGTCATGATGAACAACCTGCCCGCCCAGGTCGATCCGATCAGGAGCGGCAAGCTGCGGGGGCTCGGCGTCACGACGTTGAAGCGCAGTCCGCGGCTGCCGGAGATCCCGACCATCGACGAATCCGGAGTGCCGGGCTTCGAAGTCATGGTGTGGTACGGCGTCATGGCGCCGGCTGCCGTGCCGCGGCCCATACTCCAGAAGCTCCACGCGGACACCCTGAAAGCGCTCGGCACGGCCGATCTGCGGCTCAAGCTGGAGCAGCAGGGCATCGACCCCGGATCGTCTGCGACCCGTGAAGAGTTTTCAGCGTTCGTGAAGTCCGAGACCCTCAAGTGGGCGAAGGTCGCGAGGGACGCGAACATCCCGTCGCAGTAA
- a CDS encoding glutathione S-transferase N-terminal domain-containing protein has translation MLKFFYAVGSCALASHIALEEAGADYEAVRLNFASNDQRKPEYLKINPKGRVPALITDSGILTETPAILAYVAQVFPKAALAPLADPFAFARVQAFNSYLCSTAHVNHAHLTRGGRWADEPASLEDMKRKVPKNVGESFALMESEMVEGPWVMGSAYTICDPYLFTVAGWLTRDGVDIARFPRIHEHHRRMAERPAVKKVLAAWT, from the coding sequence ATGCTCAAGTTCTTCTATGCCGTGGGTTCCTGCGCGCTCGCGTCGCACATCGCGCTCGAAGAAGCGGGCGCCGACTACGAAGCGGTGCGCCTGAATTTCGCCAGCAACGACCAGCGCAAGCCCGAGTACCTGAAGATCAATCCCAAGGGCCGGGTACCGGCGTTGATCACCGATTCGGGGATACTGACCGAAACGCCGGCGATCCTCGCCTATGTGGCGCAGGTGTTTCCGAAGGCGGCGCTGGCGCCTCTGGCCGACCCGTTCGCGTTTGCGCGCGTGCAGGCTTTCAACAGCTATCTGTGCTCCACGGCGCACGTGAACCACGCGCATCTCACGCGTGGCGGCCGCTGGGCGGACGAGCCGGCCTCGCTCGAGGACATGAAGCGCAAGGTGCCGAAGAACGTCGGCGAAAGCTTCGCGCTGATGGAGAGCGAGATGGTCGAGGGACCGTGGGTGATGGGCAGCGCCTACACGATCTGCGATCCCTACCTGTTCACCGTGGCGGGGTGGCTGACGCGCGACGGCGTGGACATCGCCCGCTTCCCCAGGATTCACGAGCATCACCGGCGCATGGCGGAGCGCCCGGCGGTGAAGAAAGTGCTCGCGGCGTGGACATGA
- a CDS encoding class II aldolase/adducin family protein: MTVRNALETPSVRQRVGEEEWQARVELAAAYRLVAQHGWTNLVNNHISLRVPGTEDQFLINPYGLLYEQITASSLVRIDVEGNILDDTPYKVNRAGFVIHSAIHMARPDLHCVLHTHTVPGQAVSALDCGLLPLNQASMRFYNHIGYHDFEGIADDLDERERIVADLGPHQCLIMRNHGLLTAGANCGEAWHLMYHLVRSCETQLLVLGTGQPYSTPPREICEKTAAQYWRPGRRFGDLDWPAQLKLLDETNPSYRN; encoded by the coding sequence ATGACAGTCCGCAATGCACTCGAGACACCGTCGGTTCGCCAGCGGGTCGGCGAGGAAGAGTGGCAGGCCCGCGTCGAGCTCGCCGCCGCGTACCGGCTGGTCGCGCAGCACGGCTGGACCAACCTCGTGAACAATCACATCTCGCTGCGCGTCCCGGGCACCGAGGACCAGTTCCTCATCAATCCGTACGGGCTGCTGTACGAGCAGATCACCGCGTCGAGCCTGGTCAGGATCGACGTCGAAGGGAACATCCTCGACGACACGCCCTACAAGGTGAACCGCGCCGGCTTCGTCATCCACAGCGCGATCCACATGGCGCGCCCCGATCTGCACTGCGTCCTGCACACGCACACGGTGCCGGGCCAGGCCGTCTCGGCGCTCGATTGCGGCCTCCTGCCGCTCAATCAGGCCTCCATGCGGTTCTACAACCACATCGGCTATCACGACTTCGAAGGCATCGCGGACGACCTCGACGAGCGCGAGCGCATCGTCGCCGACCTCGGCCCTCACCAGTGCCTGATCATGCGCAACCACGGGCTGCTGACCGCGGGCGCGAACTGCGGCGAGGCGTGGCACCTCATGTATCACCTCGTGCGTTCGTGCGAGACTCAGCTGCTCGTTCTCGGCACCGGCCAGCCTTACAGTACGCCGCCGCGCGAGATCTGCGAGAAAACCGCCGCACAATACTGGCGTCCGGGCCGGCGCTTCGGAGATCTCGACTGGCCGGCGCAGCTGAAGCTGCTGGACGAGACGAATCCTTCTTACCGCAATTAA
- a CDS encoding amidohydrolase family protein, with translation MPIIDSQIHPYEPNTPKRPWDKTPNWPASATADENVAAMDKLGIDGAILISSFSMYRYDASYALEAYRAHPDRFAVVKPLDVDDPGIADVIAEWKKTPGTVGVRIQITKDPGRDRDPNHPGFERIARAAARHDFPVNILCWGNIDAGASIIDRFPETRFIIDHLAILQPRTPPAPPNAWADLPKVVDLAKRSNAVIKVSGACTLSHEPYPYNDIWDPLARIFDAWGFDRCLWGTDWTRAHAVVDYEQATRPFFETDRLSDSERAMLMGGACAKAYRWSPTGRAAR, from the coding sequence ATGCCGATCATCGATTCCCAGATTCACCCTTACGAACCCAACACGCCGAAGCGGCCGTGGGACAAGACGCCGAACTGGCCCGCCAGCGCGACCGCCGACGAGAACGTCGCGGCGATGGACAAGCTCGGCATCGACGGCGCGATCCTGATCTCGTCGTTCTCGATGTATCGCTACGACGCGAGCTATGCACTGGAAGCGTACCGGGCGCATCCGGACCGCTTCGCAGTCGTGAAGCCGCTCGACGTCGACGATCCGGGCATCGCCGACGTGATCGCGGAGTGGAAGAAGACGCCGGGCACGGTCGGCGTTCGAATCCAGATCACCAAAGATCCGGGCCGCGACCGCGATCCGAACCATCCCGGCTTCGAGCGCATCGCGCGCGCGGCCGCGCGTCACGATTTTCCGGTGAACATCCTGTGCTGGGGCAACATCGACGCCGGCGCTTCGATCATCGATCGCTTTCCCGAGACCCGCTTCATCATCGATCACCTCGCGATCCTTCAGCCGCGCACGCCGCCCGCGCCGCCGAACGCGTGGGCCGATCTGCCGAAGGTGGTGGATCTCGCGAAACGGTCGAACGCCGTGATCAAGGTGAGCGGCGCGTGCACCCTGTCGCACGAGCCGTATCCGTACAACGACATCTGGGACCCGCTCGCGCGCATCTTCGACGCGTGGGGTTTCGACCGCTGCCTGTGGGGCACCGACTGGACGCGCGCACACGCGGTCGTCGATTACGAGCAGGCCACCAGGCCCTTCTTCGAGACCGACCGCCTGAGCGACAGCGAGCGCGCGATGCTCATGGGCGGCGCCTGCGCCAAAGCGTATCGCTGGTCGCCGACCGGGAGAGCGGCCCGCTGA
- a CDS encoding tripartite tricarboxylate transporter substrate binding protein, which produces MRAVTASRVALYSIAVAVWMCSAAVLAQQNFPTKPVRYVVPFPGGSGNDMVGRLVTDQLSKMWKQQVIVDNRGGASGTIGAAMVAKAPPDGYTLLHCNIAPNAISLSLMPRLPYEHKDFAPITRIGMPPNIIMVHPSTPFRSIRDLVAYAKAHPGKLSYAAGLVGTSPHLTMEWLKQRLRFEIVHVPFVNPSQAMGQVIGGELPIYITNMPLVIGPIQGGRLRALAVASAQRQALLPDVPTMRESGVPDFEVNSWYGVCAPAGVPEALLDRLNADVHAAMRVPEVEHRLTELGMPPAPTTRQEFDAFMRKEIARWAQVIRDAKIPTH; this is translated from the coding sequence ATGCGTGCTGTGACGGCAAGTCGGGTAGCGCTGTACTCAATCGCGGTTGCAGTGTGGATGTGCTCCGCCGCGGTACTCGCCCAGCAGAATTTCCCCACCAAGCCTGTCCGTTACGTCGTCCCGTTCCCCGGCGGGTCGGGCAACGACATGGTCGGCCGTCTGGTCACCGACCAACTGTCGAAGATGTGGAAGCAGCAGGTCATCGTCGACAATCGCGGCGGCGCCTCGGGCACGATCGGCGCGGCGATGGTCGCGAAAGCGCCGCCGGACGGGTACACGCTGCTCCATTGCAACATCGCGCCGAACGCGATTTCCCTGTCGCTGATGCCGCGGCTGCCGTACGAGCACAAGGATTTCGCGCCGATCACGCGCATCGGGATGCCGCCCAACATCATCATGGTGCACCCGTCCACGCCGTTCAGGTCGATCAGGGATCTGGTCGCGTATGCGAAGGCCCACCCGGGCAAGCTGAGCTATGCCGCCGGGCTGGTCGGCACCTCGCCGCACCTGACGATGGAATGGCTCAAGCAGCGGCTGAGGTTCGAGATCGTGCACGTGCCTTTCGTGAACCCGTCGCAGGCGATGGGGCAGGTCATCGGCGGCGAGCTTCCGATCTACATCACCAACATGCCGCTCGTCATCGGTCCGATCCAGGGTGGGCGCCTGCGCGCGCTGGCCGTCGCGAGCGCACAGCGTCAGGCGCTGCTGCCGGACGTGCCGACGATGCGCGAATCGGGTGTGCCCGACTTCGAGGTCAATTCCTGGTACGGCGTGTGCGCGCCGGCCGGGGTGCCCGAAGCGTTGCTCGACAGGCTGAACGCCGATGTGCACGCGGCCATGCGCGTGCCCGAAGTCGAGCACCGCCTGACCGAGCTGGGAATGCCGCCCGCGCCGACGACCCGCCAGGAGTTCGACGCGTTCATGCGCAAGGAGATCGCGCGCTGGGCGCAGGTGATCAGGGACGCGAAGATCCCGACGCACTGA
- a CDS encoding enolase C-terminal domain-like protein produces MAGSDIDVELWNLRVPLDPPVVSPKGPTTETCLLLVFASDKEGKRGIGYSSFRDAMEMNGATAIARKLAAESAPGLAGLLDVERREEATCESSAASRRAASAISLAAWDLAGKRAGVPCADLWGRPAGRDSLECYASALWLDKSPAELIAEAKMHRRNNYRCVKMRVSRSLPDNLERIAAVRAVYSEPRTVALETGSEWTAAIANEFLDACRDELLWIEDPEAHDKIHLVRDDAVNTIAAGEKATTARELHDLYTRGRLRKLIIDVQYVGGPVRWLEAARALNALGATVGAHRFSHYSVHMLASLPRSLPVEMLDWTNPAFHPLAGPDASGRLPVEGPGFRIELDQAVIDRYGLKVPLQA; encoded by the coding sequence ATGGCGGGTAGCGACATCGACGTAGAGCTGTGGAATCTTCGCGTTCCGCTCGATCCGCCGGTCGTTTCACCCAAAGGCCCGACGACCGAAACGTGCCTGCTGCTCGTTTTCGCCTCGGACAAGGAGGGCAAACGCGGCATCGGCTATTCGTCCTTCAGGGATGCGATGGAGATGAACGGCGCGACCGCGATCGCCCGGAAGCTCGCCGCCGAATCGGCGCCCGGCCTGGCCGGACTGCTCGACGTCGAGCGCCGGGAGGAGGCCACCTGCGAGAGCAGCGCGGCCAGCCGGCGTGCGGCCAGCGCGATCAGCCTGGCGGCGTGGGATCTCGCCGGCAAGCGCGCGGGCGTGCCCTGCGCCGATCTGTGGGGACGCCCCGCGGGCCGCGACAGCCTCGAGTGTTATGCGAGCGCGCTCTGGCTGGACAAATCGCCCGCGGAGTTGATCGCCGAAGCGAAGATGCACCGCCGCAACAACTATCGCTGCGTGAAGATGAGGGTCAGTCGCTCGCTGCCGGACAACCTCGAGCGCATCGCCGCCGTGCGCGCAGTGTATTCCGAGCCTCGAACCGTCGCGCTCGAAACGGGCTCCGAATGGACGGCGGCGATCGCCAACGAGTTTCTCGATGCGTGCCGCGACGAGCTCCTGTGGATCGAGGATCCCGAAGCGCACGACAAGATCCATCTCGTTCGTGACGACGCGGTCAATACCATCGCGGCCGGCGAGAAAGCGACGACCGCGCGCGAGCTCCACGATCTCTACACGCGCGGCCGGCTTCGCAAGCTGATCATCGACGTGCAGTACGTGGGCGGTCCGGTCCGCTGGCTCGAAGCCGCGAGGGCTCTGAACGCCCTCGGCGCAACGGTGGGCGCACACCGTTTCTCGCATTACTCGGTGCACATGCTGGCGAGCCTGCCTCGCAGCCTGCCCGTGGAGATGCTCGACTGGACCAATCCCGCGTTCCATCCGCTCGCAGGTCCGGACGCGTCCGGACGATTGCCGGTCGAGGGACCGGGTTTTCGCATCGAGCTCGATCAGGCCGTCATCGATCGCTATGGCTTGAAGGTGCCGCTGCAGGCATGA